CTGTCTACGCCCTCGAGGGCTCGGTCGCTGTCACCGGCTCCCTCGTGCAGTGGCTACGCGACAACCTCGGCATCATCGAGCGCACCGCCGATATCGAGCGCCTCGCTGGAGGGGTCGAGGACAACGGCGGCGTGTACTTCGTTCCCGCGTTTTCCGGTCTGTTCGCGCCTCGGTGGCGGCCCGATGCGCGCGGTGTCATCTCGGGTCTGACGCGTTTTGCCAACAAGGGCCACATCGCCCGAGCAGCGTTGGAAGCGACGGCATTTCAAACACGAGAAGTCATCGACGCGATGTATGAAGATTCCGAGGTCACGCTGACGACATTGAAGGTGGACGGCGGAATGGTCGTCAACGAGCTCCTCATGCAGTTCCAGTCCGACGTTCTCGGCGTCCCTGTGGTCCGGCCGGTCGTCAACGAAACCACTGCATTGGGTGCGGCCTACGCTGCGGGCCTGGCCGTCGGCTACTGGAGTGGCGAGGACGAGATCGTCGCGAACTGGGCTGCGGACAAGACCTGGGAGCCCGATCTGGCATCCGATGCCCGAGAGGCAATGTACGACAAGTGGAATCGCGCTGTGGAACGCACCTACGACAGTGTATGAGCGGCCGACAACCGCCGCACGGCCTCGCGGAGAACGTCCGGAGACGAACTCGCGAAACATAATCGGGCCGCGCCCGAGTACTGGGGAGAATTCGCGAAGGCACGGCCGGGCACGAAGGCAACGCCGTGATCGAGCGCTCGCGGCAGCAACGCCGTGGTGTCGGTGCCGTCCTGAAACTCCACCCACAGGAACATTCCGCCGTTCGCGGGTGAAAGCACCAGTCGGTCACCGAAGGTGCCTTTCAGTGCACCCTCGAGGGCGTGTGCGCGTGCACTGTACTGCGAGCGCAGGACCCCGAGGTGGCGCTCGAGCCACGCGGCGTCGTCGAGCATGTCGGCGGCCATCTGCTGGGTCATCGACGACCCGCACAGGTCGGCACCCTGCTTGAGCAGTTCGACGGCCTGGCACACAGCCACCGGTGCGGTCAGCCAGCCGACCCGAAGCGAAGGAGCGATGATCTTCGACGCACTGGAGAGCCGGACCACGCGGTCGGAGTATGCAGCTATGGACTTCGGGGGTTGCACGTCGAACCACAACTCGCCGTACGGGTCGTCCTCGAGGATCCAGAATCCGTAGCGATCGGCGAGCGCGGCGAGCTGTTTGCGGCCGAGATCCGACATCGTCACGCCGCGGGGATTGTGGAAGTTGCTCACGGTGTGGACGAGTGTGGGCCGAAGACCTGCTTCTAGCCTGCGGGCCAGTTCGTCGGTGTCCATTCCCGCACTACCGATTGGGATTGCGTGGATATCGGCCCCTGCTATCGAGAAGACCTGCAGCGCGCCGGTATAGGCAGGCTCATCGACGACGACCACGGCGCCGGGATCGAGCAGTGCCTGAGCGAGGAGGGTGAGCGCTTGCTGCGAACCGTGCGTGACTACCACCTCGTCGGAGGTGACTTCTTTTGCTATCGGGCATGATTCACGGGTCGCGATAATCTCACGGAGCGGGCGCCAACCGGAGGTTTCGCCGTACTGCACCGAGGACGGTGTCCTCAGCACTGCCTCAGCTGATTGTCGAATGCGGTGCGCGGGAATCAGCTCCGTCGCCGGAAGACCGCCGGCAAGACTCAACACGTCTTCTCGCGCAGTCAGAGCGAGCAGCTCTCGAATCGCAGAACTCTGCAACGAATCGAGACGCCGGGCAAACGAGGGCAGAGCGGAAGTCATTGATTTTCCCCAGGATCGAGTGCGGATTGCGAAGTACCCGAGGATCCGCTGGGGCATGAAGTGAGCCGGGTGGTGGTCGGCTCACTTCACTGTGCCACTCCAGCTCGAGGAATGACATTCAGTTCTCACATCATGAGAAATTTGCCACCGACCCTGCGTATCAGTCCAGATCGTCGTGGCGCATCAGTTGCCGTGCCGCCTCGGTGATCGATCCCGTCAACGATGGGTAGATCGAGAACGTCGCTGCCAGATCATTGACCGACAGGTTGTTCTGCACCGCCATGGCGATGGGCAGAATCAACTCGGACGCCGTCGGAGCGACAACCACCCCACCGATCACGACGCCGGTCGCCGGTCGGCAGAAGATCTTCACGAAGCCGCGCTTGAGGCCCGACATCTTTGCTCGCGGGTTGGTGGCAAGGGGCAACATGACGGTACGTGCCGGCACGTCGCCGTTGTCGATGGCCGACTGGCTCACCCCGACCGACGCGATCTCGGGACGCGTGAACACCGCTGAGGCAACAGTTTTCAGCTTGATCGGGGTGACGCCTTCGCCGAGAGCGTGGTACATCGCGATACGTCCCTGCATCGCAGCGACGGAGGCGAGGGGCAGCAGACCAGTGCAGTCACCCGCGGCATAGATGCCCGAAACAGAGGTCCGCGATACTCGATCGACACGCAGATAGCCGCCACGATCCAGTTCGATTCCAACCTTCTCGAGTCCGAGCCCGGAAGTGTTGGGAATGGAACCGACGGTCATCAGCGCGTGAGAACCTTCGACGGTACGTCCGTCGGCGAGGCGAACGATCACGCCGCTCTCGGTCCGCTGGACGGATTCTGCTCGCGCATGCTTGACGAGAGTGACACCTCTCTCGTTGAACGCGTCCTCGAGCACGAGCGCGGCATCCTCGTCCTCGTGCGGCAGCACACGGTCGCGGCTGGAGACTGCTGTCACCTTGACGCCCATCTCGGTGTAGGCCGAGACGAACTCGGCGCCGGTCACACCGGACCCGACCACGATCAGATGCTCGGGAAGCGCCTCGAGGTCGTAGAGCTGGCGCCAGTTCAAGATGCGTTCTCCGTCCGGCTCCGCGCCCGCGAGGACCCGTGGGCTCGCGCCGGTCGCCACCAGGACGACATCTGCGTCGAGTACGCGTTCCGAACCGTCCGCCGAAGTCGCTCGAATCTGGTGCGCAGCCATACCGACATGCGAGTCGATCATTTCGGCGCGACCGGAAATGAGTTCGACGCCGACCGAGCGCACCCGCGCTGCAATGTCGGAGGACTGCGCCTGCGCGAGCGCTTTGACGCGCTCGTGGATCTGCGGCAGAGCAACCGTCGCCTGCGATGGATCCATCGCGATACCCAGATCGTTCGCTCGTCGCATCTCGGTCCTGATACCTGTCGAGGCGATGAAGGTCTTCGACGGTACGCAGTCCCACAGAACGCAGGCACCTCCGATGCCGTCCGAATCGACCAACGCCACAGTCCCCCCGTGCTGCGCTGCCACCAGTGCTGCCTCATACCCTGCGGGTCCGCCACCGATGATCACGATCCGGGTCATTTGTCCTCTTCCACGTTTGTCACAAAAAATGCACAGTTACGTGCCAACGGTATTCCAGTCGACGTCTCCCCGCATCGGTAAGGATTACTTAACATCTGTATCACCTGCTGAAACCTGCCGCTCGGGCCTTCCGCCGCCGCGCCGATTCACCAGACGGTTTAGGCTGGCCGACGTGCCAATCTATGCCGCCTACGGGTCGAACATGCATCCGGAGCAAATGCTTCAGCGCTGCCCCCATTCCCCGTCGTCGGGAACTGGCTGGCTACACGGCTGGCGATTGACCTTCGGCGGCGGTGACATCGGGTGGGAAGGTGCACTGGCAACGGTCGCGCAGGACGCCGATTCGCAGGTGTTCGTGGTGCTGTACGACGTCTCGGAAGAGGACGAGGAAAGCCTCGACCGCTGGGAGGGTTCCGAACTCGGAATACACCGCAAGGTCCGGCTGCGCATCGATACCGTGGACGGACCCGTGCTGGCCTGGCTGTACGTACTCGACGCCTACGAGGGCGGCTTACCGTCCGCGCGCTACCTGGGAGTCATGGCCGAGGCGGCCGAGATCGCCGGTGCTCCCGCAGAGTACGTCCGTGGACTGCGCACACGGAACAGTCGTAACGTCGGGCCCGGCACTTCCAGCTGAACTTCAGTTCGGTTCGAGTGCGAGACCGGTCATCACCTTCACACCGACGGCGAGCGCTCGCTCGTCGAGATCGAATGTGGCCTGGTGGATATCGAGCTGTGGTCCGGTACCGGACCACACGCCGAGCCGAGCCATCGCTCCCGGAATGTCTTCGAGGTACCACGAGAAGTCCTCGCCACCACCGGACTGAGCGGTATCGGCCAACGCTGCCGGTCCGACGCGTCGAATAGCGTTTTCGAATGTCCGCGTCACTGCTGGGTCGTTGACCACGGGTGGCACCCCACGCTTGTAGTGCAACTCGTAACGCACCCCGGTCGGAGCCAGCAGCCCGGCGACGATCTCGCCGACCATGGGCTCGAGTAGAGCCCACGTCTCGTGATCACCGGTGCGTACAGTGCCGGTGAGCATGCCGCTCTGCGGAATGGCGTTGGGTGCCTGACCTGCCACGACTGCGCCCCACACCATCACTGTGCTCGTCCGCGGATCGATTCGGCGGCTGAGCATCCCAGGCAGGCCGGTGATGACCGTGCCGAGGGCGTAGACGAGGTCGGTGGTCAGGTGAGGACGCGAAGTATGTCCACCAGGAGAGTCCAGACGAAGCTCGACGGTGTCGGCCGCCGACGTGATGGCACCTACCCGCACACCGACCTTGCCCACCTCGAGCCGAGGATCGCAATGCAGGGCGAAGATCTTCGATACGCCCTCGAGCGCACCGGCCGCCACGACATCCAATGCCCCACCCGGCATGACCTCCTCGGCAGGCTGAAAGATCAACCGAACACCGAACGGCAGATCGGGCAGCGACGCCAAGGCCAACGCGGTTCCGAGCAGCACCGTCGTGTGCGCGTCGTGGCCGCATGCATGCGAGACTCCGGGAACGGTCGAGCCGTAGGTTGCCCCGGTGAATTCTTGCAATGGGAGCGCATCCATATCCGCCCGCAAACCCACCAGTGGTCCACTCGGTCCGATATCACAGGTCAAACCTGTTCCACCGGGGAGAAGCTTCGGCGACAGACCGGCGGCCTCCAGGTGACCGACGACGAAAGCAGTTGTCGCGTATTCCTGCCGTGCCAACTCCGGATGCGCGTGAATATGGCGTCGCCACAACGACAACTCGGCGGTGTGGTCGAGAATCCACGCGTCGACCGCGGCATGCAGATCGGTCATCGAGCCGTCATCCGTGCTTCGACACCTTCGAGCAACCGGCTCCGTGTGTCTGCGTCGAGGGCCGTACGAACCACCGTTCGCGCAAGCAATCGGGCGCCGTCGAGTACGGCGGTGTCCGCCGACTCGGTGATGCACGCTGCGGCGAACTCCGGCTGGTGCGTGACGGCGCCACCCGAGTCGAGACCGATCACCGGGTGGATCCCGGGCAGAACCTTCGTCACATTTCCCATATCGGTGCTGCCCAGAGGGCGAGATCCTTCCAACTCGAGTGCCAGGGGTGTGCGGCCGATCGACTCGACCTCATCTCGATAGGTGGCGGTGAGCCACGGATCGGGTGTCAGCTCTGTGTAGATCGGCGATACGGTGCGAATCCGATGGGTGCAACCGGTAGCGATCGCACCCGCCTGGAAACACGCATGCGCCTTCGAGGTCAACGCAGCCAATGATTCCGAGGTGTTCGCGCGCAGGTAGTAGGCAAGCTCGGCGTGCCCGGGCACGATGTTGGGCGCGAGACCACCCTCGGTCACGATTCCGTGCAACTGTTGCCCCGGCGCCAGGTGCTGACGCAGCAGGCCGATGGCAACTTGACTGATGGTCACCGCATCACCGGCATTGATTCCCCACTCGGGGGCTGCAGATGCGTGTGCGGTGCGGCCGGTGAACGATACGGCTATGTCGGACAACGCAAGTGATGTTGCACCCACGATGTCGATCGGTCCGGGGTGAACCATCAGTGCCGCGGCAACACCGTCGAAGACGCCGCGTTCGAGCATCAGCACTTTCCCCCCACCACTTTCCTCGGCAGGAGTTCCGAGTACTCGAATGGTGATGCCGAGCCGCTCGGCGAGCGAAGCCAACGCAATCGCCGCGCCGGCAGCGGATGCGGCGATGATGTTGTGGCCGCAGGCGTGGCCGATCTCCGGCAATGCGTCGTATTCAGCGCAGAGTGCGATAACCAACTCGCCACTGCCATACGTCGCGGTGAACGCGGTCGGCAGATCGGCGACGCCAGTGTGGACGGCGAAGCCATGATCGCGAAGAAGGTCGCAGACCTTCGCTGCACTGCGGTGCTCTTCGAACGCGAGTTCCGGCTCGGAGTGAATCGAGTGCGACAACGCAAGCAGGTCGGGTGCAGCACGCTGCACACCAGCATCGGTCTCGGCGATCACCGGCTCAGTCTGTCACTAGTGCTCTCCGCAGCTGAATTCAGCGCGGCCGATTACTTGCCGAAGGCGAAATTACTCTCTTCGGTCGGTGTGTTCAGCGCGGCAAGAAGATCGCCGTGGATAGCGCGCTTGATTCCCGCAAGGTTGTCACCGCGCGTGCTCGTCAACGCCGTAGCGCGCTCGACAGCGGAGGACAACACGGCGTCCTCGGCAACAGCGACGTCGGCGATACCGGCTGCGACGGCGTCTGCTCCGCCGAAGCGTCGACCCGTGGTCATTGCCTCGACGGCCGTCTGCTTGGGGAGTCTGCTGGTGATCAGGGCTGACATGCCCACGGTGAACGGCATGTTCAGGTTCACCTCGGGCAGGCAGTAGAAGCCGCGGTCGGCGCGGACCACCCGGAAGTCGTGGGCCGTCGCAAACATGGCCCCTGCGCCGAACGCGTGACCTTGAACAGCTGCGACCGTCGCCATCGGGAACGTGAGCAGGCGGGTGTAGAGCGTGTGTACCCGGTCCAGGTAGCCGGTGATCTTGTCGAGGTTGGCAAAAAGCCAGTCGGTGTCGAGACCGTTGGTGAAGAATTTTCCGGTCGCGGTGGTCACCAGCGCCCCGGGCCCCGATATCGATTCGACCTCGTCGAGAAGAGCGTGAACGCCCTCGATCCAGTCCGGATGAAACCGGTTCTCCGGGTTCTGAGCTGAGTCCTGCGCACCGAGGTAAAGGATGTGCACGTCACCGTCATGTTCGAGATAAGGCATGGAGGGATACTACCCGGCGGTAACTTCAGCCGGTCAAGGTCTGCCCGCCCGAGCCTCCGCCGAGGGCAACGCATGGCCTACTGCAGAAACTGTCGCGCATCTCCTAGGGTTGCTCCCCGTGGCAACAACGAATATCGACGCAGCAGATCCGACCCTCGATCCGCAGGGCGCTGCAGCGCTCGCCGCAGCAGCGATTGCGGAAGCCACCGGCGTCGCCACTCATGCGGTGGCGATCGTGCTGGGATCCGGCTGGCAGGCCGCAGCGGATCGTTTCGGTTCCCCGACTGCGAGCATCGCCATGGCCGACCTTCCGGGCTTCACTCCTCCCTCCGCATCCGGGCACTCCGGAACCGTCACCTCGGTGAGCGTCGACGGCACCC
This region of Rhodococcus sp. PAMC28707 genomic DNA includes:
- a CDS encoding gamma-glutamylcyclotransferase; the encoded protein is MPIYAAYGSNMHPEQMLQRCPHSPSSGTGWLHGWRLTFGGGDIGWEGALATVAQDADSQVFVVLYDVSEEDEESLDRWEGSELGIHRKVRLRIDTVDGPVLAWLYVLDAYEGGLPSARYLGVMAEAAEIAGAPAEYVRGLRTRNSRNVGPGTSS
- a CDS encoding enoyl-CoA hydratase/isomerase family protein yields the protein MPYLEHDGDVHILYLGAQDSAQNPENRFHPDWIEGVHALLDEVESISGPGALVTTATGKFFTNGLDTDWLFANLDKITGYLDRVHTLYTRLLTFPMATVAAVQGHAFGAGAMFATAHDFRVVRADRGFYCLPEVNLNMPFTVGMSALITSRLPKQTAVEAMTTGRRFGGADAVAAGIADVAVAEDAVLSSAVERATALTSTRGDNLAGIKRAIHGDLLAALNTPTEESNFAFGK
- a CDS encoding M20 family metallopeptidase — translated: MHAAVDAWILDHTAELSLWRRHIHAHPELARQEYATTAFVVGHLEAAGLSPKLLPGGTGLTCDIGPSGPLVGLRADMDALPLQEFTGATYGSTVPGVSHACGHDAHTTVLLGTALALASLPDLPFGVRLIFQPAEEVMPGGALDVVAAGALEGVSKIFALHCDPRLEVGKVGVRVGAITSAADTVELRLDSPGGHTSRPHLTTDLVYALGTVITGLPGMLSRRIDPRTSTVMVWGAVVAGQAPNAIPQSGMLTGTVRTGDHETWALLEPMVGEIVAGLLAPTGVRYELHYKRGVPPVVNDPAVTRTFENAIRRVGPAALADTAQSGGGEDFSWYLEDIPGAMARLGVWSGTGPQLDIHQATFDLDERALAVGVKVMTGLALEPN
- a CDS encoding PLP-dependent aminotransferase family protein; translated protein: MTSALPSFARRLDSLQSSAIRELLALTAREDVLSLAGGLPATELIPAHRIRQSAEAVLRTPSSVQYGETSGWRPLREIIATRESCPIAKEVTSDEVVVTHGSQQALTLLAQALLDPGAVVVVDEPAYTGALQVFSIAGADIHAIPIGSAGMDTDELARRLEAGLRPTLVHTVSNFHNPRGVTMSDLGRKQLAALADRYGFWILEDDPYGELWFDVQPPKSIAAYSDRVVRLSSASKIIAPSLRVGWLTAPVAVCQAVELLKQGADLCGSSMTQQMAADMLDDAAWLERHLGVLRSQYSARAHALEGALKGTFGDRLVLSPANGGMFLWVEFQDGTDTTALLPRALDHGVAFVPGRAFANSPQYSGAARLCFASSSPDVLREAVRRLSAAHTLS
- a CDS encoding M20 family metallopeptidase — encoded protein: MIAETDAGVQRAAPDLLALSHSIHSEPELAFEEHRSAAKVCDLLRDHGFAVHTGVADLPTAFTATYGSGELVIALCAEYDALPEIGHACGHNIIAASAAGAAIALASLAERLGITIRVLGTPAEESGGGKVLMLERGVFDGVAAALMVHPGPIDIVGATSLALSDIAVSFTGRTAHASAAPEWGINAGDAVTISQVAIGLLRQHLAPGQQLHGIVTEGGLAPNIVPGHAELAYYLRANTSESLAALTSKAHACFQAGAIATGCTHRIRTVSPIYTELTPDPWLTATYRDEVESIGRTPLALELEGSRPLGSTDMGNVTKVLPGIHPVIGLDSGGAVTHQPEFAAACITESADTAVLDGARLLARTVVRTALDADTRSRLLEGVEARMTAR
- a CDS encoding NAD(P)H-quinone dehydrogenase, which codes for MTRIVIIGGGPAGYEAALVAAQHGGTVALVDSDGIGGACVLWDCVPSKTFIASTGIRTEMRRANDLGIAMDPSQATVALPQIHERVKALAQAQSSDIAARVRSVGVELISGRAEMIDSHVGMAAHQIRATSADGSERVLDADVVLVATGASPRVLAGAEPDGERILNWRQLYDLEALPEHLIVVGSGVTGAEFVSAYTEMGVKVTAVSSRDRVLPHEDEDAALVLEDAFNERGVTLVKHARAESVQRTESGVIVRLADGRTVEGSHALMTVGSIPNTSGLGLEKVGIELDRGGYLRVDRVSRTSVSGIYAAGDCTGLLPLASVAAMQGRIAMYHALGEGVTPIKLKTVASAVFTRPEIASVGVSQSAIDNGDVPARTVMLPLATNPRAKMSGLKRGFVKIFCRPATGVVIGGVVVAPTASELILPIAMAVQNNLSVNDLAATFSIYPSLTGSITEAARQLMRHDDLD